From the Vibrio metoecus genome, one window contains:
- the priA gene encoding primosomal protein N', whose protein sequence is MRPTIARVCLPVPLDKSFDYLIPAHLFPVLGGRVQVPFGRQTLVGIVQSLTHQSDFPIEQLKSLQAVLDDLPVWPEKLQSLLHWCSQFYHYPLGETYANALPGALRKGKAAELTSHKEWRLTALGQEQLMLGVKRSAVKQAQVLHLLQHGALSHQALLDEEVSSTTLKTLVEKGWIECEERKPVVRPWPQELEAKVDKPKLNQEQAIAIAAVNSHQGFGCFLLEGVTGSGKTEVYLNLITPVLARGEQALVLVPEIGLTPQTINRFRQRFNVPVEVMHSALNDTERLNAWLAARDKVAGIVIGTRSALLTPFAKLGIIIVDEEHDSSYKQQDSLRYHARDVAVMRAHLENIPIVLGSATPALETLHNALSGKYHHLQLTQRAGNALPTRNHALDVKGMYLESGLSAPLIAEMRRHLSAGNQVMLFLNRRGFSPALMCHECGWIAECQRCDAYYTYHQHSNEMRCHHCGSQRPVIHQCKGCGSTQLVTVGVGTEQLEAQLHTLFPEYRSVRIDRDSTRRKGSLESALTAIRKGEYQILIGTQMLAKGHHFPDVTLVALLDVDGSLYSSDFRASERLAQLFIQVAGRAGRASKPGEVVLQTHHPEHSLLQALLHKDYHHFALTALEERKLVQLPPYSFLSLFRAEANHSGQVEDFLRQVRETLRCNPWFDSECMVLGPTPAPLAKRAGKFRWQLLLQTPHRTLMQKILQSARPALQQLPLANKVRWSIDIDPQDLS, encoded by the coding sequence ATGCGCCCCACGATTGCCCGAGTTTGCCTGCCTGTCCCTCTGGATAAGTCCTTTGACTATCTGATCCCAGCTCATCTGTTTCCAGTGCTGGGCGGTCGTGTGCAAGTGCCTTTTGGGCGACAAACCTTAGTCGGCATTGTCCAGTCGCTGACGCATCAATCCGATTTCCCTATCGAACAGCTCAAATCGCTGCAAGCGGTATTGGATGACCTGCCCGTGTGGCCGGAAAAACTCCAGTCACTGCTGCATTGGTGTAGCCAGTTTTATCATTATCCGCTCGGTGAAACGTACGCGAATGCTTTACCCGGTGCTTTGCGCAAAGGCAAAGCCGCAGAGTTGACTAGCCATAAAGAGTGGCGTTTGACGGCGCTAGGCCAAGAGCAACTGATGCTTGGCGTGAAACGTAGCGCGGTAAAACAAGCACAAGTTCTCCATTTGTTGCAGCACGGAGCCTTATCTCACCAAGCCTTGCTCGATGAAGAGGTTAGCAGTACGACACTGAAAACCTTAGTGGAGAAAGGCTGGATTGAGTGTGAAGAGCGTAAGCCTGTTGTGCGGCCGTGGCCGCAAGAGCTCGAAGCCAAAGTAGATAAACCTAAACTCAATCAAGAGCAGGCGATTGCGATTGCCGCCGTCAATAGCCACCAAGGTTTTGGCTGTTTTCTTTTAGAAGGGGTAACGGGTTCTGGAAAAACTGAGGTGTATCTCAACCTCATCACGCCAGTGCTAGCGCGCGGCGAGCAAGCCTTAGTGTTGGTGCCAGAAATTGGTTTGACGCCACAAACCATCAATCGTTTTCGCCAGCGTTTTAACGTGCCTGTGGAAGTGATGCACTCGGCGCTCAATGATACCGAGCGCCTCAACGCTTGGCTGGCGGCGCGCGATAAAGTGGCGGGCATAGTGATTGGTACACGTTCGGCACTGCTCACACCGTTTGCCAAATTGGGCATTATCATCGTTGATGAAGAGCATGATAGCTCTTATAAACAGCAAGATAGTCTGCGTTATCACGCCCGCGATGTGGCAGTGATGCGCGCGCATCTGGAAAATATCCCGATTGTGCTCGGCTCGGCGACTCCTGCACTGGAAACCCTACATAATGCGCTCAGTGGTAAATACCACCATCTGCAACTGACGCAGCGTGCAGGGAATGCGTTGCCAACGCGTAATCATGCGTTGGATGTGAAAGGGATGTATCTGGAAAGTGGCCTTTCTGCGCCTTTGATTGCGGAAATGCGCCGTCATCTCTCGGCGGGCAATCAGGTCATGCTGTTTTTAAACCGACGCGGTTTTTCTCCGGCCTTGATGTGCCATGAATGTGGCTGGATTGCGGAGTGTCAGCGTTGCGATGCCTATTACACCTACCATCAACATAGCAATGAAATGCGCTGCCATCATTGTGGTTCACAGCGTCCGGTGATCCATCAATGCAAAGGGTGTGGCTCGACTCAACTGGTTACTGTCGGCGTTGGTACGGAACAGCTGGAAGCGCAATTACACACTCTTTTCCCTGAGTATCGTTCAGTGCGGATTGATCGAGATAGCACTCGGCGCAAGGGGAGTTTGGAATCGGCGTTAACCGCGATCCGCAAAGGCGAATATCAGATTTTAATTGGTACGCAAATGCTGGCTAAAGGGCATCACTTCCCCGATGTCACTTTAGTCGCGCTGTTGGATGTTGATGGTTCACTGTATAGCAGCGATTTTCGCGCTTCTGAGCGTTTGGCTCAGCTCTTTATTCAAGTCGCAGGGCGTGCAGGGCGTGCCAGCAAGCCGGGCGAAGTGGTGTTACAAACGCATCACCCGGAGCACAGTTTATTACAAGCCTTGCTGCACAAGGACTATCACCATTTTGCACTGACGGCATTAGAGGAACGCAAACTCGTTCAACTGCCGCCTTATTCCTTCCTGAGTTTATTTAGGGCGGAAGCCAATCACAGTGGGCAAGTGGAAGATTTTCTGCGCCAAGTGCGCGAAACTTTGCGCTGCAATCCTTGGTTTGATAGCGAATGCATGGTGTTAGGCCCAACGCCCGCACCACTGGCGAAAAGAGCGGGAAAATTCCGCTGGCAACTTTTGCTGCAAACGCCTCATCGAACCTTGATGCAGAAAATTTTGCAAAGCGCGCGTCCTGCGCTGCAACAATTACCATTAGCCAATAAAGTGCGTTGGTCGATCGATATCGATCCGCAAGATCTGAGTTAA
- the metF gene encoding methylenetetrahydrofolate reductase yields MGYTHASHIDALNQNIAELSDINVSFEFFPPSSPQMEETLWNSVHRLKTLQPKFVSVTYGANSGERDRTHSIIKAIKDQTGLIAAPHLTCIDATRDELIQIADDYWHNGIQNIVALRGDIPAGGGKPDMYASDLVTLLKSRHDFDISVAAFPEVHPEAKSAQADLLNLKRKVDAGANRAITQFFFDVESYLRFRDRCVAAGIDVEIVPGILPVSNFKQASRFAAQNNVKVPNWMVKQFEGLDEDPVTRQLVGASQAIDMVRVLCREGVKDFHFYTLNRAEMTYALCHTLGVRPQA; encoded by the coding sequence ATGGGATACACACACGCTAGCCATATCGATGCATTGAACCAGAACATTGCGGAGCTTTCCGACATCAATGTTTCGTTTGAGTTTTTTCCACCTAGCTCTCCTCAAATGGAAGAGACGCTTTGGAACTCGGTTCATCGCCTGAAGACTCTCCAACCTAAATTCGTATCGGTGACTTATGGTGCCAACTCTGGCGAGCGTGACCGTACTCACTCGATCATTAAAGCGATCAAAGATCAAACCGGTTTAATTGCCGCGCCACACCTGACTTGTATTGATGCCACTCGTGATGAACTGATCCAGATCGCTGATGACTACTGGCATAACGGTATCCAGAATATTGTGGCGCTGCGTGGTGATATTCCGGCCGGTGGTGGTAAGCCTGACATGTATGCCTCGGATCTAGTGACACTGCTCAAATCGCGCCACGATTTTGATATTTCTGTGGCCGCCTTCCCTGAAGTGCATCCTGAAGCCAAAAGCGCGCAAGCGGATCTGCTCAATTTAAAACGTAAAGTCGATGCAGGTGCGAATCGTGCTATCACTCAGTTCTTCTTTGATGTAGAAAGCTACCTGCGTTTTCGCGATCGTTGTGTTGCGGCTGGGATTGACGTAGAAATCGTTCCTGGAATTTTGCCGGTTTCTAACTTTAAACAAGCGTCGCGCTTCGCTGCGCAAAACAACGTGAAAGTTCCCAATTGGATGGTGAAACAGTTTGAAGGGTTGGATGAGGATCCGGTGACTCGTCAATTGGTAGGTGCAAGCCAAGCCATTGATATGGTGCGCGTGCTGTGCCGTGAAGGGGTGAAAGATTTCCACTTCTACACGCTAAACCGTGCCGAAATGACTTACGCGTTATGCCACACCTTGGGTGTGCGACCACAAGCTTAA
- a CDS encoding O-succinylhomoserine (thiol)-lyase: MTTRKPATIAVRTGIESDTQYHAVVPPIYLSTNYGFPAFGEVPKYDYTRSGNPNRGLLEQTLYELECGEGAVVTNCGTSAINLWVTALLGPEDLIVAPHDCYGGTYRLLNTRAKKGDFKVQFVDQSNEQALTQALARKPKLLLIETPSNPLVRVVDIAHLCQLAKAQGTLVAVDNTFLTPVFQKPLTLGADFVLHSTTKYINGHSDVIGGVLICKSKQHAEELAWWGNCLGSTGTPFDSYMTLRGIRTLGARMRVHEESAQQILAYLQTQSLVGKIYHPSLPNHPGHEIAKKQQSGFGSMLSFEFAGSFEQLKFFVGKLALFSLAESLGGVESLICHPASMTHRAMGEEALAEAGISQQLLRLSVGLEDASDLIADLDQAFQQTLSAN, from the coding sequence ATGACCACACGCAAGCCAGCCACCATTGCGGTTCGTACCGGGATTGAATCGGACACTCAATACCATGCCGTTGTGCCCCCTATTTATCTTTCGACCAACTATGGTTTTCCCGCATTTGGCGAAGTACCTAAATACGATTACACCCGCTCAGGCAACCCAAACCGTGGTTTGTTAGAACAAACCCTGTATGAGCTTGAATGTGGTGAAGGTGCGGTGGTGACCAACTGTGGTACTTCGGCCATCAATTTGTGGGTCACGGCGTTGTTAGGCCCAGAAGATCTGATTGTGGCACCACATGACTGCTATGGCGGTACTTACCGTTTGCTCAACACTCGTGCTAAAAAAGGCGACTTCAAAGTGCAGTTTGTCGACCAATCCAACGAACAAGCACTCACGCAAGCCTTAGCACGCAAACCAAAGTTGCTGTTGATTGAAACCCCCTCCAACCCTTTAGTTCGCGTGGTGGACATCGCTCATCTTTGTCAGTTAGCGAAAGCGCAAGGTACTTTGGTGGCGGTCGATAACACCTTCTTAACTCCAGTATTCCAAAAACCGCTCACCTTAGGCGCGGATTTTGTTCTGCACTCCACCACCAAATACATTAACGGTCACTCCGATGTGATTGGTGGTGTGTTGATCTGTAAAAGTAAGCAACATGCGGAAGAGCTAGCTTGGTGGGGCAACTGTTTAGGTTCAACCGGTACTCCATTTGATAGCTACATGACCTTACGTGGCATTCGCACGCTAGGCGCGCGGATGCGCGTACATGAAGAGAGCGCGCAACAGATTTTGGCTTATCTACAGACTCAATCATTGGTTGGCAAAATTTACCATCCAAGCCTACCCAACCACCCAGGCCATGAAATTGCGAAAAAACAACAATCAGGCTTTGGCTCTATGCTCAGTTTTGAATTTGCCGGCAGTTTTGAGCAACTGAAATTCTTTGTAGGCAAGTTGGCGCTGTTTTCACTGGCGGAGTCACTTGGTGGGGTAGAAAGCCTGATTTGCCACCCCGCCTCCATGACTCATCGTGCGATGGGTGAAGAAGCATTAGCCGAAGCTGGAATTTCACAGCAGTTGCTGCGCCTTTCCGTCGGTCTTGAAGATGCCTCAGATCTGATTGCCGATCTTGACCAAGCCTTTCAGCAAACTCTTTCAGCGAATTAA
- the cytR gene encoding DNA-binding transcriptional regulator CytR translates to MATMKDVAQLAGVSTATVSRALMNPEKVSSSTRKRVEEAVLEAGYSPNSLARNLRRNESKTIVAIVPDICDPYFSEIIRGIEDAAMEHGYLVLLGDSGQQKRRENSFVNLVFTKQADGMLLLGTDLPFDVSKPEQKNLPPMVMACEFAPELELPTVHIDNLTSAFEAVNYLTQLGHKRVAQISGPQHAALCQFRHQGYQQALRRAGITMNPTYCTFGDFTFEAGAKAVRQLLSLPEQPTAIFCHNDTMAIGAIQEAKRLGLRVPQDLSVVGFDDIQFAQYCDPPLTTISQPRYEIGRQAMLMMLELLRGHDVRAGSRLLETKLMVRESAAPPNKK, encoded by the coding sequence ATGGCGACAATGAAGGATGTTGCCCAGCTTGCAGGTGTTTCAACCGCGACGGTGTCGCGTGCGTTGATGAACCCTGAGAAAGTTTCTTCATCGACGCGTAAGCGTGTTGAAGAGGCGGTGCTGGAAGCGGGTTACTCACCGAATTCTTTAGCGCGCAATTTGCGTCGTAATGAGTCAAAAACCATCGTTGCTATCGTGCCGGATATCTGTGATCCCTACTTTTCTGAGATCATTCGTGGGATTGAAGATGCCGCAATGGAGCACGGTTATTTGGTGTTATTGGGTGACAGTGGCCAGCAAAAACGTCGGGAAAACTCCTTCGTTAATCTGGTGTTTACCAAACAAGCTGACGGGATGCTGCTACTTGGCACGGATTTGCCGTTTGATGTGAGTAAACCGGAGCAGAAAAACTTGCCACCAATGGTGATGGCATGTGAATTTGCCCCCGAACTTGAATTGCCTACCGTTCACATTGATAACCTGACTTCAGCGTTTGAAGCGGTCAACTACTTGACCCAGCTGGGGCATAAGCGTGTGGCACAGATCTCTGGCCCTCAACATGCCGCATTGTGTCAATTCCGCCATCAAGGCTACCAACAGGCGCTGCGCCGCGCTGGCATCACCATGAACCCGACTTACTGCACTTTTGGCGATTTCACTTTTGAAGCCGGGGCGAAAGCGGTGCGTCAGCTCTTATCGTTACCAGAGCAGCCAACCGCGATTTTCTGTCACAATGATACGATGGCGATAGGTGCGATTCAGGAAGCGAAGCGACTGGGTTTACGTGTGCCACAAGATCTGTCGGTTGTCGGTTTTGATGATATTCAGTTTGCACAATACTGCGATCCTCCATTGACGACGATTTCGCAGCCGCGTTATGAAATTGGCCGCCAAGCCATGCTGATGATGCTAGAACTTCTGCGTGGACACGATGTGCGTGCTGGGTCTCGTTTGTTAGAAACCAAACTCATGGTGCGTGAGAGTGCCGCGCCACCCAATAAGAAGTAG
- the tnpA gene encoding IS200/IS605-like element IS1004 family transposase, which yields MGDYRSSSHVYWRCKYHIVWTPKFRFKILKGNVAKELNRSIYILCNMKDCEVLELNVQPDHVHLVAIIPPKVSISTLMGVLKGRSAIRLFNKFPHIRKKLWGNHFWARGYFVDTVGVNEEIIRRYVRHQDKKELEQEQQLELLRE from the coding sequence ATGGGCGACTACAGAAGTTCATCACACGTCTATTGGCGTTGCAAATATCATATCGTTTGGACACCAAAATTTCGTTTTAAGATCTTAAAAGGTAATGTAGCTAAAGAGCTAAATCGTTCGATCTACATTCTTTGTAATATGAAAGATTGTGAAGTTTTGGAACTCAATGTTCAGCCAGATCATGTCCACTTAGTTGCGATAATTCCGCCCAAAGTATCGATTTCGACGTTGATGGGAGTTTTAAAGGGTAGGAGTGCAATTAGGCTATTCAACAAGTTTCCACATATCAGGAAAAAGTTATGGGGAAATCATTTTTGGGCGCGAGGCTATTTTGTGGATACGGTAGGTGTAAATGAAGAAATCATTAGACGGTATGTACGGCATCAAGACAAAAAAGAGCTTGAGCAAGAGCAGCAGTTAGAGTTATTGAGAGAGTAA
- a CDS encoding bifunctional aspartate kinase/homoserine dehydrogenase II, whose product MTHARQLHKFGGSSLADPECYLRVTKILKSYSKSEDLVVVSAAGKTTNRLISFVEALSKDGRVAHETLHALRQYQSDLITKLLTAETAEPLLNQLQQEISVLGELTAPLSNAQYAWVLGHGEQWSARLLAALLNQQDLPAVAQDARAFLRAEAGTQPEVDRARSYPLLKAVLAQHTQRRVVITGFMAQNEQGDTVLLGRNGSDYSATVIGALAEVSRVTIWSDVAGVYSADPRIVSDACLLPLLRLDEANELARLAAPVLHSRTLQPVAQSTMELHLRCSHQPESGSTRIERVLASGRGAKIITSLDDVLLIELSFAHQHDFQRLQEDVLQHLQRVQLQPLTYEAQPDQYRLRLAYTAEIAPGAFAALQDAAFEAEIKLKEGYDLIAAVGAGVTKNPNHCYGFYQHLNALPVEFISASESSLSLVAVLRQTPINPLVNGIHKQLFQAQKRVAIALCGKGNIGSSWLKLFAEQKEKLEQRHGMNFELVAVVDSQTYWFNEQGINPSQVATHFQDEALPNQGQSWLKKLGALEGYDEAVVLDVTASEELAEQYLDIAEQGLHLISANKVAGSAPGNYYYQVKDAFHKIGRHWLYNATVGAGLPINHTVRDLRESGDEIMALSGIFSGTLSWLFQQYDGSLPFSELVDLAWQQGLTEPDPRCDLDGSDVMRKLVILARESGLEIEPSSVKVESLVPVELRSVSLDDFLDNSKLLNEQLAERLARAQKQGKVLRYVARLEKNGKASVGVEALEQDHPLANLLPCDNIFAIESKWYRDNPLVIRGPGAGREVTAGAIQSDLNLLASQL is encoded by the coding sequence ATGACTCACGCTCGTCAACTGCATAAATTTGGTGGTAGTAGCCTTGCCGACCCAGAATGTTATCTGCGGGTCACGAAAATTCTTAAAAGTTATTCGAAGAGTGAAGATCTGGTGGTGGTCTCTGCGGCTGGCAAAACCACGAACCGTTTGATCAGTTTTGTCGAAGCACTCAGTAAAGATGGCCGAGTTGCCCATGAAACTTTACATGCACTGCGCCAATATCAGTCCGATTTGATCACCAAGCTACTGACCGCCGAAACGGCCGAACCGCTATTGAACCAATTGCAACAAGAGATCAGCGTGTTAGGCGAGCTCACCGCCCCTCTTAGCAATGCGCAATACGCTTGGGTACTCGGACATGGCGAGCAATGGTCGGCACGTTTACTCGCCGCATTGTTAAATCAGCAAGATTTACCGGCAGTGGCACAAGATGCCCGTGCATTCTTACGTGCCGAAGCGGGAACACAGCCGGAAGTGGATCGCGCGCGCTCTTACCCGCTCCTGAAAGCCGTGTTGGCACAACATACCCAGCGCCGCGTGGTGATCACCGGTTTTATGGCGCAAAACGAACAGGGCGATACCGTCCTGCTCGGTCGCAACGGTTCCGATTACTCTGCGACCGTGATTGGCGCTCTAGCTGAAGTTTCACGGGTCACCATCTGGAGTGATGTGGCTGGTGTGTACAGCGCCGATCCACGCATTGTCAGCGATGCCTGTTTGCTGCCACTACTAAGACTCGATGAAGCCAATGAACTGGCTCGCTTAGCTGCGCCAGTTCTGCACAGCCGCACGCTACAACCTGTCGCGCAGAGCACCATGGAACTTCACTTACGTTGCAGCCACCAACCGGAATCGGGTTCTACTCGCATTGAGCGGGTACTGGCTTCTGGCCGCGGTGCAAAAATCATTACTTCACTCGATGATGTATTGCTGATTGAACTGAGCTTTGCTCACCAGCATGATTTCCAACGCTTGCAAGAAGATGTGTTACAGCACTTGCAGCGCGTGCAACTGCAACCTCTGACTTACGAAGCACAACCTGACCAATACCGTTTGCGTTTAGCTTACACAGCAGAAATTGCGCCTGGTGCGTTTGCGGCGCTGCAAGATGCCGCGTTCGAAGCCGAAATCAAACTCAAAGAAGGCTATGACCTGATTGCTGCGGTCGGTGCGGGCGTCACCAAAAACCCGAACCACTGCTATGGTTTCTACCAACATCTGAATGCCTTGCCGGTCGAGTTTATCAGCGCATCAGAATCAAGCCTCAGTTTGGTTGCCGTACTGCGTCAAACCCCAATCAACCCCTTGGTGAATGGCATCCACAAGCAGTTATTCCAAGCCCAAAAGCGCGTGGCGATTGCACTGTGTGGTAAAGGCAATATCGGTTCAAGTTGGCTCAAACTGTTTGCTGAACAAAAAGAGAAATTGGAGCAACGCCACGGCATGAATTTTGAGTTGGTTGCAGTGGTTGATAGCCAAACCTATTGGTTTAATGAGCAAGGCATTAATCCAAGCCAAGTTGCTACTCATTTCCAAGATGAAGCTCTACCCAATCAAGGACAAAGTTGGCTGAAAAAACTCGGCGCATTAGAAGGTTACGATGAAGCGGTTGTGCTTGATGTCACCGCGAGTGAAGAGCTGGCCGAGCAGTATCTCGACATTGCCGAACAAGGTTTACACTTAATTTCCGCCAACAAAGTGGCAGGCTCGGCTCCGGGCAACTATTACTATCAGGTTAAAGATGCGTTCCACAAAATTGGCCGCCACTGGCTGTATAACGCCACGGTAGGCGCAGGCTTACCAATTAACCACACAGTGCGCGACTTACGTGAAAGCGGCGATGAAATCATGGCACTTTCGGGCATTTTCTCCGGCACCCTTTCATGGTTATTTCAACAATACGATGGCAGCTTACCATTCAGTGAACTGGTGGATTTAGCGTGGCAGCAAGGTTTAACAGAGCCCGATCCGCGTTGTGATCTGGATGGTTCAGACGTGATGCGTAAATTGGTGATCTTGGCGCGTGAATCTGGCCTTGAGATCGAGCCAAGCAGTGTGAAAGTGGAATCACTTGTACCCGTTGAGCTGCGTTCAGTGTCACTGGATGATTTTCTCGACAACAGCAAACTGCTCAACGAGCAGCTCGCTGAGCGCCTCGCCCGAGCGCAGAAACAAGGCAAGGTACTGCGCTATGTTGCAAGGCTAGAGAAAAATGGCAAAGCTAGCGTGGGCGTTGAAGCGCTTGAGCAAGATCATCCACTGGCTAACTTACTGCCGTGTGACAACATCTTTGCCATCGAAAGCAAATGGTATCGGGACAACCCACTGGTGATCCGTGGTCCCGGTGCAGGGCGTGAAGTCACGGCTGGCGCGATTCAGTCCGATTTGAATCTGCTCGCGAGCCAACTCTAG
- a CDS encoding malic enzyme-like NAD(P)-binding protein — protein sequence MSDDNHLNPTPEEQFRQRALDYHAYPTAGKIGIALTKPADSAADLALAYSPGVAEPVREIAQNVENVYKYTAKGNTVAVISNGTAILGLGNLGPMASKPVMEGKALLFKRFAGLDSIDIEVKHRTIDEFVDTVANIADTFGGINLEDIKAPDCFEIERRLIERCDVPVFHDDQHGTAIVTAAGMLNALELQGKQLKDCMIVCLGAGAAAVACMELLIKCGAMREKIYMLDRKGVIHTRRDDLNEYKQLFANNTDKRTLEDVIAGADLFLGVSGPNLLPAEALKLMADKPVVFACSNPDPEIKPEIAHQVRNDMIMGTGRSDYPNQVNNVLCFPFIFRGALDVRASEINDQMKLAAVDAIRQLAKEPVPAEVLAAAGVDKLSFGIEYIIPKPMDPRLLPRVARAVAEAAVESGVARIPMPENYMQA from the coding sequence ATGTCCGATGACAATCACCTCAACCCAACTCCTGAAGAACAATTTCGCCAACGTGCTCTCGATTACCATGCTTACCCAACCGCGGGCAAAATTGGTATTGCGCTGACCAAACCTGCTGATTCAGCTGCCGATCTTGCGCTGGCTTATAGCCCTGGCGTAGCAGAGCCGGTTCGTGAAATCGCACAAAACGTGGAAAATGTGTACAAGTACACCGCGAAAGGTAACACCGTTGCAGTCATTTCTAACGGCACTGCGATTTTAGGATTGGGCAATTTGGGACCGATGGCTTCTAAGCCTGTCATGGAAGGCAAGGCGCTGCTGTTTAAACGCTTTGCAGGACTGGATTCGATTGATATTGAAGTAAAACACCGCACCATCGATGAATTTGTTGATACGGTAGCCAACATTGCGGATACCTTCGGTGGCATTAACTTAGAAGACATCAAAGCCCCAGACTGCTTTGAAATTGAACGCCGCCTGATTGAACGTTGTGATGTGCCAGTGTTCCACGATGACCAACACGGTACCGCGATTGTGACTGCTGCGGGCATGCTCAACGCATTAGAGCTACAAGGTAAACAGCTGAAAGACTGTATGATTGTCTGTCTTGGTGCAGGGGCTGCTGCGGTAGCGTGTATGGAGCTACTGATCAAATGCGGTGCAATGCGTGAGAAGATTTACATGCTGGATCGCAAAGGCGTGATCCACACGCGCCGTGACGATCTCAACGAATACAAACAGCTGTTTGCCAACAACACGGATAAACGCACACTGGAAGATGTGATTGCGGGAGCGGATCTGTTCTTAGGCGTATCAGGCCCTAACCTGCTACCAGCGGAGGCACTCAAACTGATGGCCGACAAGCCTGTGGTGTTTGCGTGTTCCAACCCAGATCCTGAAATCAAGCCAGAAATTGCTCATCAAGTGCGTAACGACATGATCATGGGGACTGGTCGCAGCGACTATCCAAACCAAGTTAACAACGTGCTCTGCTTCCCGTTCATTTTCCGCGGAGCATTGGATGTTCGTGCGAGTGAGATCAATGACCAGATGAAATTGGCTGCGGTAGACGCCATTCGCCAACTGGCGAAAGAGCCAGTACCTGCGGAAGTATTGGCAGCCGCTGGCGTTGATAAGCTGAGTTTCGGTATTGAGTACATCATTCCAAAGCCGATGGACCCACGCCTATTGCCACGCGTAGCACGTGCAGTCGCGGAAGCGGCAGTGGAATCAGGCGTTGCTCGTATCCCAATGCCAGAAAACTACATGCAGGCTTAA
- a CDS encoding SPOR domain-containing protein, whose product MANRDYVRGGRSPKKPTRKKAAPRRKPWRSGLVALVLLAGFGYGLYLLNNDPEPKPSKVVATPSTSQSKTKPAETLPPPPTEKWDYVDTLPNREIEVVAKEQQVSDIPYVMQCGAYKTAEQAEARKLDIAFQGISSNIRKKADSSWYRVVLGPYKFKRDAERDKHKLQRAKIEPCAIWAEKQ is encoded by the coding sequence GTGGCGAATAGAGATTATGTAAGAGGCGGTCGTAGTCCCAAGAAGCCGACCCGAAAAAAAGCAGCGCCGCGCCGTAAACCTTGGCGCAGTGGTTTAGTCGCTTTAGTGCTATTGGCTGGTTTTGGTTATGGTTTGTATCTACTCAATAACGACCCAGAACCTAAGCCGAGCAAAGTCGTTGCGACGCCATCAACCTCACAGAGCAAAACCAAACCTGCGGAAACGTTGCCACCGCCACCGACTGAAAAGTGGGATTACGTGGACACTTTGCCCAATCGTGAGATTGAAGTGGTGGCGAAAGAGCAGCAAGTCTCCGATATTCCCTACGTGATGCAGTGCGGTGCTTACAAAACCGCAGAGCAAGCGGAAGCACGCAAACTGGATATCGCTTTCCAAGGCATCAGCAGCAATATTCGTAAAAAAGCCGATAGCAGTTGGTATCGGGTGGTGCTTGGACCTTACAAATTTAAGCGTGATGCAGAGCGTGATAAACACAAACTGCAGCGTGCGAAAATCGAGCCTTGTGCTATCTGGGCTGAAAAGCAGTAA
- the rpmE gene encoding 50S ribosomal protein L31, translated as MKAGIHPEYKAVNATCSCGNSFVFNSTLGKDSMHLDVCDKCHPFYSGKQRIVDTGGRVERFNKRFGALSAKK; from the coding sequence ATGAAAGCTGGTATCCACCCAGAATACAAAGCAGTAAACGCAACTTGTTCTTGCGGCAACTCTTTCGTTTTCAACTCTACTCTAGGTAAAGATTCAATGCACCTAGACGTATGTGACAAGTGCCACCCATTCTACTCTGGTAAGCAACGTATCGTTGACACCGGTGGTCGTGTTGAGCGCTTCAACAAGCGTTTCGGCGCACTGTCTGCGAAGAAGTAA
- the metJ gene encoding met regulon transcriptional regulator MetJ, translating to MADWNGEYISPYAEHGKKSELVKKITVSIPLKVLKVLTDERTRRQVNNLRHATNSELLCEAFLHAYTGQPLPTDEDLRKDRPDDIPAEAKRLMTEMGIEFESYDE from the coding sequence ATGGCAGACTGGAATGGCGAATACATCAGCCCCTATGCAGAGCATGGGAAAAAGAGCGAGTTGGTAAAAAAAATCACGGTATCCATTCCGCTGAAAGTTCTCAAAGTGCTAACGGATGAGAGAACACGCCGTCAAGTCAATAACTTACGTCACGCAACCAACAGTGAATTGCTGTGTGAAGCCTTCTTGCATGCCTACACTGGCCAGCCTTTGCCGACGGATGAAGACCTGCGTAAAGATCGCCCTGATGACATTCCTGCCGAAGCCAAACGTTTGATGACCGAAATGGGTATTGAGTTCGAATCTTACGATGAGTAA